A stretch of Carya illinoinensis cultivar Pawnee chromosome 14, C.illinoinensisPawnee_v1, whole genome shotgun sequence DNA encodes these proteins:
- the LOC122294230 gene encoding COP9 signalosome complex subunit 7-like isoform X1 has product MDIEEKQADLIDHFVNQASALQGSALGPLVAEATSHPYLFAFSEILTVPSVLQVEGTTNSVYLDVLRLFAHGTWSDYKRISGHLPQLVPEQILKLKQLTVLTLAETNKVLPYDQLMKELDVTNVRELEDFLINECMYAGIVRGKLDQLRRCFEVQFAAGRDLRPGQLGSMIQTLSNWLATSDNLLLSIQEKIKWADSMSDLDKKHRKEVEDRVEEVKKSLSLKADIDFRGHEEIYSEPGGVMDYEEDRSRPKRRRHPIP; this is encoded by the exons ATGGACATAGAGGAAAAGCAAGCGGACCTCATAGACCACTTTGTAAACCAAGCGTCGGCTCTCCAGGGCTCGGCCCTTGGGCCTCTCGTTGCCGAGGCCACCTCGCACCCTTACCTCTTTGCCTTCTCCGAGATTCTCACCGTTCCCTCCGTCCTCCAG GTTGAAGGAACGACCAATTCTGTATACCTTGACGTGCTTCGTTTGTTTGCTCATGGCACCTGGAGTGATTACAAAC GTATCTCTGGCCATCTTCCGCAATTGGTCCCTGAACAAATCCTCAAACTGAAACAACTTACTGTACTAACACTGGCTGAGACAAACAAG GTTCTACCCTACGATCAACTAATGAAGGAGTTAGATGTCACAAATGTACGTGAACTTGAAGATTTCCTAATCAATGAATGCATGTATGCG GGCATAGTCAGAGGGAAGCTGGATCAGTTGCGAAGATGCTTTGAG GTTCAATTTGCAGCAGGGAGGGATCTGAGACCTGGTCAACTCGGGAGCATGATACAGACGCTGTCAAACTG GTTGGCTACATCAGATAATTTACTCCTGTCAATTCAAGAGAAGATTAAATGGGCTGATAGTATGAGTGATTTGGACAAGAAGCACCGGAAGGAGGTTGAAGATAGGGTGGAAGAAGTCAAGAAGTCCCTTTCACTCAAG GCCGACATTGACTTCCGAGGGCATGAGGAGATCTACTCTGAACCTGGTGGAGTGATGGACTATGAGGAAGACCGAAGTCGTCCAAAGAG GAGGCGGCATCCAATACCTTGA
- the LOC122294230 gene encoding COP9 signalosome complex subunit 7-like isoform X4 codes for MDIEEKQADLIDHFVNQASALQGSALGPLVAEATSHPYLFAFSEILTVPSVLQVEGTTNSVYLDVLRLFAHGTWSDYKRISGHLPQLVPEQILKLKQLTVLTLAETNKVLPYDQLMKELDVTNVRELEDFLINECMYAGIVRGKLDQLRRCFEVQFAAGRDLRPGQLGSMIQTLSNWLATSDNLLLSIQEKIKWADSMSDLDKKHRKEVEDRVEEVKKSLSLKVLF; via the exons ATGGACATAGAGGAAAAGCAAGCGGACCTCATAGACCACTTTGTAAACCAAGCGTCGGCTCTCCAGGGCTCGGCCCTTGGGCCTCTCGTTGCCGAGGCCACCTCGCACCCTTACCTCTTTGCCTTCTCCGAGATTCTCACCGTTCCCTCCGTCCTCCAG GTTGAAGGAACGACCAATTCTGTATACCTTGACGTGCTTCGTTTGTTTGCTCATGGCACCTGGAGTGATTACAAAC GTATCTCTGGCCATCTTCCGCAATTGGTCCCTGAACAAATCCTCAAACTGAAACAACTTACTGTACTAACACTGGCTGAGACAAACAAG GTTCTACCCTACGATCAACTAATGAAGGAGTTAGATGTCACAAATGTACGTGAACTTGAAGATTTCCTAATCAATGAATGCATGTATGCG GGCATAGTCAGAGGGAAGCTGGATCAGTTGCGAAGATGCTTTGAG GTTCAATTTGCAGCAGGGAGGGATCTGAGACCTGGTCAACTCGGGAGCATGATACAGACGCTGTCAAACTG GTTGGCTACATCAGATAATTTACTCCTGTCAATTCAAGAGAAGATTAAATGGGCTGATAGTATGAGTGATTTGGACAAGAAGCACCGGAAGGAGGTTGAAGATAGGGTGGAAGAAGTCAAGAAGTCCCTTTCACTCAAG gtCCTCTTCTAA
- the LOC122294230 gene encoding COP9 signalosome complex subunit 7-like isoform X2 — MDIEEKQADLIDHFVNQASALQGSALGPLVAEATSHPYLFAFSEILTVPSVLQVEGTTNSVYLDVLRLFAHGTWSDYKRISGHLPQLVPEQILKLKQLTVLTLAETNKVLPYDQLMKELDVTNVRELEDFLINECMYAGIVRGKLDQLRRCFEVQFAAGRDLRPGQLGSMIQTLSNWLATSDNLLLSIQEKIKWADSMSDLDKKHRKEVEDRVEEVKKSLSLKKLQTVSRPTLTSEGMRRSTLNLVE; from the exons ATGGACATAGAGGAAAAGCAAGCGGACCTCATAGACCACTTTGTAAACCAAGCGTCGGCTCTCCAGGGCTCGGCCCTTGGGCCTCTCGTTGCCGAGGCCACCTCGCACCCTTACCTCTTTGCCTTCTCCGAGATTCTCACCGTTCCCTCCGTCCTCCAG GTTGAAGGAACGACCAATTCTGTATACCTTGACGTGCTTCGTTTGTTTGCTCATGGCACCTGGAGTGATTACAAAC GTATCTCTGGCCATCTTCCGCAATTGGTCCCTGAACAAATCCTCAAACTGAAACAACTTACTGTACTAACACTGGCTGAGACAAACAAG GTTCTACCCTACGATCAACTAATGAAGGAGTTAGATGTCACAAATGTACGTGAACTTGAAGATTTCCTAATCAATGAATGCATGTATGCG GGCATAGTCAGAGGGAAGCTGGATCAGTTGCGAAGATGCTTTGAG GTTCAATTTGCAGCAGGGAGGGATCTGAGACCTGGTCAACTCGGGAGCATGATACAGACGCTGTCAAACTG GTTGGCTACATCAGATAATTTACTCCTGTCAATTCAAGAGAAGATTAAATGGGCTGATAGTATGAGTGATTTGGACAAGAAGCACCGGAAGGAGGTTGAAGATAGGGTGGAAGAAGTCAAGAAGTCCCTTTCACTCAAG AAGTTACAAACTGTAAGCAGGCCGACATTGACTTCCGAGGGCATGAGGAGATCTACTCTGAACCTGGTGGAGTGA
- the LOC122294230 gene encoding COP9 signalosome complex subunit 7-like isoform X3, translating into MDIEEKQADLIDHFVNQASALQGSALGPLVAEATSHPYLFAFSEILTVPSVLQVEGTTNSVYLDVLRLFAHGTWSDYKRISGHLPQLVPEQILKLKQLTVLTLAETNKVLPYDQLMKELDVTNVRELEDFLINECMYAGIVRGKLDQLRRCFEVQFAAGRDLRPGQLGSMIQTLSNWLATSDNLLLSIQEKIKWADSMSDLDKKHRKEVEDRVEEVKKSLSLKLQTVSRPTLTSEGMRRSTLNLVE; encoded by the exons ATGGACATAGAGGAAAAGCAAGCGGACCTCATAGACCACTTTGTAAACCAAGCGTCGGCTCTCCAGGGCTCGGCCCTTGGGCCTCTCGTTGCCGAGGCCACCTCGCACCCTTACCTCTTTGCCTTCTCCGAGATTCTCACCGTTCCCTCCGTCCTCCAG GTTGAAGGAACGACCAATTCTGTATACCTTGACGTGCTTCGTTTGTTTGCTCATGGCACCTGGAGTGATTACAAAC GTATCTCTGGCCATCTTCCGCAATTGGTCCCTGAACAAATCCTCAAACTGAAACAACTTACTGTACTAACACTGGCTGAGACAAACAAG GTTCTACCCTACGATCAACTAATGAAGGAGTTAGATGTCACAAATGTACGTGAACTTGAAGATTTCCTAATCAATGAATGCATGTATGCG GGCATAGTCAGAGGGAAGCTGGATCAGTTGCGAAGATGCTTTGAG GTTCAATTTGCAGCAGGGAGGGATCTGAGACCTGGTCAACTCGGGAGCATGATACAGACGCTGTCAAACTG GTTGGCTACATCAGATAATTTACTCCTGTCAATTCAAGAGAAGATTAAATGGGCTGATAGTATGAGTGATTTGGACAAGAAGCACCGGAAGGAGGTTGAAGATAGGGTGGAAGAAGTCAAGAAGTCCCTTTCACTCAAG TTACAAACTGTAAGCAGGCCGACATTGACTTCCGAGGGCATGAGGAGATCTACTCTGAACCTGGTGGAGTGA